One stretch of Tachysurus fulvidraco isolate hzauxx_2018 chromosome 12, HZAU_PFXX_2.0, whole genome shotgun sequence DNA includes these proteins:
- the LOC125146101 gene encoding secreted Ly-6/uPAR domain-containing protein 2-like, which translates to MKMLLVTLALALLLTSGSALKCHKCTPDGKCSIVTCTSGQDTCVATRVFTPSGSFVGKRCLTRAQCLQLQKTNKFPVACCGTDLCNKIVP; encoded by the exons ATGAAGATGCTGCTTGTGACTCTGGCTCTTGCCCTTCTGCTGACCAGTG GTTCTGCCCTTAAATGTCACAAGTGTACTCCTGATGGAAAATGTTCTATTGTAACCTGTACCAGTGGTCAAGACACCTGTGTTGCCACAAGGGTGTTTACCCCCAGTG GTTCATTTGTTGGAAAGAGATGCTTAACACGGGCTCAGTGTTTGCAGTTGCAGAAAACTAACAAATTTCCTGTTGCATGCTGTGGGACGGACCTTTGCAATAAAATTGTTCCATGA